Proteins encoded by one window of Collimonas fungivorans:
- a CDS encoding 3-oxoacyl-ACP reductase has product MSDLLIKLSGSRFGAGIVKLLGLPAPIELARSEGPYAEQPLAGKKILLGRSQNGYAIDRLWQAARDAGAVALETADAGPDILIMDATGCTSPSDYRALYDFFHPLMRSIARNARVLIVAALPAASSDPIAAATARGIEGFSRSLAKELGPRGATVNLAYVASDAIDRLAGVVYFFCGVQTTYVTGQVVHVTSQVAAPASQVYHGALKAKVALVTGSARGIGQATAMRLAQEGAQVICLDIPAASAALHETCRAIGAIPLLLDIASPDAPRQLMDFFKERFGRLDILVHNAGITRDKTLANMKEQSWDQVVDINFSAVAAIDRMLLSENILRDQARLVYLSSISGVAGNFGQTNYALTKAALIGYVAAQAPLLAGRGICINAVAPGFIETAMTQDMPFMAREIGRRLNSVKQGGQPRDVAELITFLCTPGAWGISGETIRVCGQGLIGA; this is encoded by the coding sequence ATGTCCGACTTGTTAATCAAATTGTCCGGCAGCCGCTTCGGCGCCGGCATCGTCAAGCTGTTGGGATTGCCGGCGCCGATTGAATTGGCGCGCAGTGAGGGGCCCTATGCAGAACAGCCACTGGCGGGGAAAAAAATCCTGCTGGGCCGTTCACAGAACGGTTATGCCATAGATCGCCTGTGGCAGGCCGCGCGCGATGCCGGCGCGGTGGCGTTGGAAACCGCCGATGCCGGTCCTGACATCCTGATCATGGACGCCACCGGCTGCACCAGTCCGTCCGACTATCGTGCACTCTACGATTTTTTCCATCCGCTGATGCGTTCGATAGCGCGCAACGCCAGGGTGCTGATCGTAGCTGCGCTGCCTGCGGCAAGCAGCGACCCGATAGCGGCGGCAACCGCGCGCGGCATCGAAGGGTTCAGCCGCTCGCTGGCCAAGGAACTGGGACCGCGCGGCGCCACGGTCAATCTTGCCTATGTCGCCAGCGATGCAATTGATCGCTTGGCGGGCGTCGTGTATTTCTTTTGCGGCGTGCAGACAACGTACGTGACCGGACAAGTGGTGCATGTCACTTCTCAAGTGGCTGCGCCGGCATCGCAGGTTTACCACGGGGCGCTCAAAGCCAAGGTGGCGCTGGTGACGGGAAGCGCACGCGGCATCGGCCAGGCAACCGCGATGCGGCTGGCGCAGGAAGGCGCACAAGTGATCTGCCTGGATATCCCGGCGGCAAGCGCAGCCTTGCATGAGACCTGCAGGGCGATCGGCGCGATACCGCTGCTGCTGGATATCGCCAGTCCGGATGCGCCGCGCCAGCTGATGGATTTTTTCAAGGAACGGTTTGGCCGCCTGGATATCCTGGTCCACAACGCAGGCATTACGCGCGACAAGACCCTTGCCAACATGAAAGAACAGTCCTGGGACCAGGTGGTGGACATCAATTTCTCGGCAGTTGCGGCGATCGACCGCATGCTGCTGTCGGAAAATATCCTGCGCGACCAGGCCCGGCTGGTTTACCTGTCATCCATCAGCGGCGTGGCCGGCAATTTCGGACAGACCAACTATGCGCTGACAAAAGCCGCGCTGATCGGCTATGTCGCAGCGCAGGCGCCGCTGCTTGCCGGACGCGGCATCTGCATCAACGCCGTGGCTCCCGGTTTTATCGAAACCGCGATGACGCAGGACATGCCGTTCATGGCGCGCGAGATCGGCCGCCGCCTGAACTCCGTCAAGCAGGGCGGCCAGCCGCGCGACGTGGCGGAGCTGATCACCTTCCTGTGCACCCCGGGCGCCTGGGGCATCAGCGGCGAAACCATTCGCGTTTGCGGCCAGGGCCTGATCGGCGCCTGA
- a CDS encoding acetyl-CoA C-acetyltransferase encodes MSVMNKLPPRRVAIVGANRIPFARSNTAYAELSNKTMLTDTLRGMVGKYGLAGELLGEVVGGAVMKHARDWNMLRECTLDSGLHPATPAFDIQQACGTGLEAAILVANKIALGQIEAGIACGVDTTSDVPVGVNPGLQRGLMKLNAARGKGDKLMAMLRLLKPSYLIPEIPANAEPCTGKSMGQHAQITAARYGIGREAQDELALASHVNLAQAYDEGFFDDLVMPYHGLARDNNLRTNSSLEQLAKLKPAFDRQNGTITAANSSPLTDGASAVLLASEEWAQKKGLPVMAYLVAGEVAAVDFIDEHEGLLMAPAYAIPRMLRKHQLALQDFDFYEIHEAFAAVVLCTLAAWESADFCRDKLGLEQPLGAIDRTRLNIKGSSIATGHPFAATGTRVVATLAKILEQAGSGRGLISICAAGGQGVTAILEK; translated from the coding sequence ATGAGTGTCATGAATAAGCTGCCGCCGCGCCGGGTCGCCATCGTCGGCGCCAACCGGATTCCGTTTGCGCGTTCGAATACCGCCTATGCGGAACTCAGCAACAAGACCATGCTGACCGACACCTTGCGCGGCATGGTCGGCAAGTACGGACTGGCGGGGGAACTGCTGGGCGAAGTGGTCGGCGGCGCGGTGATGAAACATGCGCGCGACTGGAACATGCTGCGGGAATGCACGCTGGACAGCGGCCTGCATCCGGCCACCCCGGCTTTTGACATCCAGCAAGCCTGCGGCACCGGGCTGGAAGCGGCCATCCTGGTGGCAAACAAGATCGCCCTGGGACAGATCGAAGCTGGCATAGCCTGCGGCGTGGACACTACCTCGGACGTGCCGGTCGGTGTCAATCCCGGCTTGCAGCGCGGCTTGATGAAGTTGAATGCGGCGCGCGGCAAAGGCGATAAGCTGATGGCGATGCTGCGCTTGCTCAAGCCGTCTTACCTGATCCCCGAGATTCCGGCCAATGCCGAGCCGTGCACCGGAAAATCCATGGGCCAGCATGCGCAGATCACGGCCGCGCGCTACGGCATCGGCCGCGAGGCGCAAGACGAGTTGGCCCTGGCCAGCCATGTCAATCTGGCGCAAGCTTACGATGAAGGTTTTTTCGATGACCTGGTGATGCCGTACCACGGCCTGGCGCGCGACAATAACCTGCGCACCAATTCTTCCCTGGAGCAGCTGGCCAAGCTGAAACCAGCCTTCGACCGGCAAAACGGCACCATCACCGCAGCCAATTCTTCGCCGCTCACCGACGGCGCTTCCGCCGTGCTGCTGGCATCGGAAGAGTGGGCGCAGAAAAAAGGCTTGCCGGTAATGGCCTACCTGGTTGCCGGCGAAGTCGCCGCGGTGGATTTCATCGACGAGCATGAAGGTTTGCTGATGGCGCCGGCCTACGCCATCCCGCGCATGCTGCGCAAGCACCAGCTGGCCTTGCAGGATTTCGATTTTTACGAAATCCACGAAGCCTTTGCCGCGGTAGTGCTGTGCACCCTGGCAGCCTGGGAGTCGGCTGATTTCTGCCGCGACAAGCTTGGGCTGGAACAGCCGCTTGGCGCCATCGACCGCACCCGGCTCAACATCAAAGGCAGTTCCATCGCCACCGGCCATCCGTTTGCCGCCACCGGCACGCGCGTGGTGGCGACGCTGGCGAAAATACTTGAGCAGGCGGGCAGCGGCCGTGGCCTGATCTCGATTTGCGCAGCAGGCGGACAAGGCGTCACCGCAATATTAGAAAAGTAG
- a CDS encoding lipase secretion chaperone, with protein MQIRYPFVWIGAAALAAAIAVPLLMTREEPPAPKAAAQADLFPFVKSLQGTRPDGDIKVAAGDVLVVDAQLVDLFDYYLSAMGEKPLDAIRKEIEQELERRLTPNAAGEAKRLLGNYIEYKTALVELDKNPQLGGNGLAAIRQRMEKMQEMRARFFSPAESKGMFGSSDTEDMDTLARMEIGQDKSLSEAQKQAKLAALDAALPASLREARAAPLKIVKLEDSAAKMRQQGASEDDVYRMRAAALSPEAAARMAEVDQGEAAWKSRISAYLAERSKLSNADAIAELRNRMFDANEQKRLPAYEK; from the coding sequence ATGCAAATCCGATATCCATTTGTCTGGATCGGGGCGGCGGCTTTGGCCGCCGCCATTGCCGTCCCGTTGCTGATGACGCGTGAGGAGCCACCTGCGCCAAAAGCCGCTGCGCAAGCCGACCTGTTCCCTTTCGTGAAATCGCTGCAAGGGACCCGCCCCGACGGCGACATCAAGGTTGCCGCCGGCGACGTGCTGGTGGTCGACGCCCAGCTGGTGGACTTGTTTGACTATTACCTGAGCGCCATGGGCGAGAAACCGCTGGATGCCATCCGCAAGGAAATCGAGCAGGAACTCGAACGGCGCCTGACGCCGAATGCCGCCGGCGAGGCCAAGCGCCTGCTGGGCAATTACATCGAATACAAGACCGCGCTGGTCGAGCTGGATAAAAACCCGCAGCTGGGCGGCAACGGCCTGGCCGCGATCCGGCAGCGCATGGAAAAAATGCAGGAAATGCGCGCCCGCTTTTTCAGCCCTGCGGAAAGCAAGGGCATGTTCGGTTCCAGCGATACCGAAGACATGGACACGCTGGCAAGGATGGAAATCGGCCAGGACAAATCGCTGAGCGAGGCGCAGAAGCAGGCAAAGCTGGCCGCGCTGGATGCCGCCTTGCCGGCGTCGTTGCGGGAAGCGCGGGCAGCGCCCCTGAAAATCGTCAAGCTGGAGGATAGCGCGGCCAAGATGCGGCAGCAGGGCGCCAGCGAAGACGACGTCTATCGCATGCGGGCGGCAGCCCTGTCGCCGGAAGCGGCCGCGCGCATGGCGGAAGTCGACCAGGGCGAAGCGGCCTGGAAAAGCCGGATTAGCGCTTACCTGGCAGAACGTAGTAAGCTCAGCAATGCCGACGCTATCGCGGAATTAAGAAACAGGATGTTTGACGCCAATGAACAAAAACGCCTGCCTGCCTATGAAAAATGA
- a CDS encoding esterase/lipase family protein, which yields MKKQFLQWLGAALVALAVLPAPSWAATGYTQTKYPIILVHGLFGFDKIGPVEYFYGIPEALNADGAQVYVAEVSAANSTEVRGEQLLTYVKQVLAATGAAKVNLIGHSHGGPTVRYVASVAPQLVASVSSVAGPNKGAAVADIIRGAVAPGSFTQAVLGSVANGFTKLIDVLSGGGNPQDSVAALDSLTTAGMAKFNLAHPEAVPATACGEGDYQVGGVYYFSWSGGQPLTNMLDPSDGSMALLSLAYGGAKSDGLVSSCGSHLGRVIRDNYGMNHLDEVNQVLGLVNIFETNPKTVYRQQANRLKGLGL from the coding sequence ATGAAAAAGCAATTCTTGCAATGGCTTGGCGCCGCCCTGGTCGCCTTGGCCGTCCTGCCGGCGCCGTCCTGGGCTGCTACCGGCTACACCCAGACCAAATACCCGATCATCTTGGTGCACGGCTTGTTCGGTTTCGACAAGATCGGGCCGGTCGAGTATTTTTATGGGATTCCCGAGGCACTGAACGCTGACGGAGCGCAGGTTTACGTCGCCGAAGTATCGGCTGCCAACAGCACGGAAGTGCGTGGCGAACAATTGCTGACCTATGTCAAACAGGTGCTGGCCGCGACGGGCGCCGCCAAGGTCAACCTGATCGGACACAGCCATGGCGGACCAACCGTCCGCTATGTCGCTTCGGTGGCGCCGCAGCTGGTGGCTTCGGTGTCCAGCGTAGCCGGTCCGAACAAAGGCGCGGCGGTGGCTGACATCATCCGCGGCGCGGTGGCTCCGGGTTCTTTCACCCAAGCGGTGCTGGGATCGGTGGCCAATGGTTTCACCAAGCTGATCGATGTATTGTCGGGCGGCGGCAATCCGCAGGATTCGGTCGCCGCGCTGGATTCGCTGACTACCGCAGGCATGGCCAAATTCAACCTGGCGCATCCTGAAGCCGTGCCTGCGACCGCTTGCGGCGAAGGCGATTACCAGGTGGGCGGGGTGTATTATTTTTCCTGGAGCGGGGGCCAGCCTCTGACTAACATGCTCGACCCTAGCGACGGCAGCATGGCCCTGCTTTCGCTTGCATATGGCGGCGCCAAGAGCGACGGCCTGGTGAGCAGCTGCGGCAGCCATCTGGGCCGCGTGATCCGCGACAACTACGGCATGAACCATCTGGATGAAGTGAACCAGGTGCTGGGGCTGGTGAATATTTTTGAAACCAATCCGAAGACGGTCTATCGCCAGCAAGCCAACCGCTTGAAGGGCCTGGGACTGTAA
- a CDS encoding TetR/AcrR family transcriptional regulator, producing MRRNPVCTICRIRGRNWSVVRGNNARITTPRENKKILSPDDWIDAATELLISKSIDAVRVESLARELGITVGSFYYHFKDRNDLLSKLLKRWHERTTTQVLRTFEGRVFSAEEVLDEVLALPFHGLTARRAAMIEFAIRAWSRRDDMARQAVREVDQQRLTYYSKGFQGMGFGKAEANSRAFTLYSFQLAQSLLWDLNDDKARKRQLIFTKELLLAPRQK from the coding sequence TTGCGCAGGAACCCGGTTTGTACAATATGCCGTATCAGGGGGAGAAACTGGAGTGTCGTCCGAGGAAACAATGCCCGAATCACCACGCCGCGCGAGAACAAAAAAATCCTGTCGCCGGATGACTGGATCGATGCGGCAACCGAACTGCTGATCAGCAAAAGCATCGATGCCGTACGGGTCGAGTCGCTGGCGCGCGAGCTGGGTATTACGGTGGGAAGTTTCTACTACCACTTCAAGGACAGGAACGACCTGCTCTCCAAGCTGCTGAAACGGTGGCATGAGAGGACCACGACGCAAGTGCTGCGCACATTCGAGGGGCGCGTATTTTCGGCCGAGGAAGTGCTGGACGAAGTGCTGGCCCTGCCTTTCCATGGCCTCACGGCGCGCCGTGCGGCCATGATCGAGTTCGCTATCCGCGCCTGGTCGCGGCGCGACGACATGGCGCGGCAAGCGGTGCGCGAGGTCGACCAGCAACGGCTTACCTACTACAGCAAAGGATTCCAGGGCATGGGCTTTGGCAAAGCGGAGGCCAACAGCCGGGCGTTTACCCTGTACAGCTTCCAGCTGGCGCAGTCGCTGCTGTGGGACCTGAATGACGACAAGGCCCGCAAAAGACAGCTGATCTTCACCAAGGAATTGCTGCTGGCGCCGCGCCAGAAGTAG
- the pyk gene encoding pyruvate kinase → MRRQRKAKIVATLGPASADQNTIQALFEAGADVFRFNFSHGSHADHQERYDIVRAVEKTVGRPIAILADLQGPKLRIGTFADGKIALQAGQEFTLDRDTAPGSNQRVCLPHPELFEVIAGGQSLLLDDGKVRLQVLSCDGQAIHTRVINSGSLSDRKGVNVPDAVLPIPALTEKDKRDLKFALELGVDWIALSFVQRPEDVLEARALIGDRASILSKLEKPAALDQLDAIVQVSDAIMVARGDLGVELPPERVPGVQKRILRVCRQHGKPIVIATQMLESMITSPVPTRAETSDVASAIYDGADAVMLSAESASGAYPLPAVAMMDRIITEVERDPLYQNMLDAQHESPLPTRGDAICSALRDVTRIIGAKATVTYTSSGHTSLRAARERPMAPILSITPKLSTARRLALVWGVHSTISDQVHNESEMVTAACQTAVKEGFAKAGDQIAITAGMPFGEAGSTNLLRLAEIWPQ, encoded by the coding sequence ATGCGCCGTCAACGTAAAGCAAAAATCGTCGCCACGCTAGGCCCCGCCAGCGCGGACCAGAACACCATCCAGGCTTTGTTCGAAGCCGGCGCCGATGTCTTCCGCTTCAATTTCAGCCACGGCAGCCATGCCGACCACCAGGAACGCTACGACATCGTGCGCGCAGTCGAGAAAACCGTCGGCCGCCCGATCGCCATCCTGGCCGACCTGCAAGGACCGAAGCTGCGCATCGGTACTTTCGCCGACGGCAAGATAGCGCTGCAAGCCGGCCAGGAATTCACGCTGGACCGCGACACCGCGCCTGGCAGCAACCAGCGCGTGTGCCTGCCGCATCCCGAGTTGTTCGAGGTGATCGCCGGCGGCCAGTCCTTGCTGCTGGACGACGGCAAGGTGCGGCTGCAGGTGTTGAGCTGCGACGGCCAGGCTATCCACACCCGGGTAATCAACAGCGGCTCGCTGTCGGACCGCAAGGGCGTCAATGTGCCGGATGCGGTGTTGCCGATTCCGGCGCTGACCGAAAAAGACAAGCGCGACTTGAAGTTTGCACTGGAACTGGGCGTCGACTGGATTGCACTATCTTTCGTGCAGCGGCCGGAAGACGTGCTGGAAGCGCGCGCCCTGATCGGCGACCGCGCCAGCATCTTGTCGAAACTGGAAAAGCCGGCGGCGCTGGACCAGCTGGATGCGATTGTGCAGGTGTCCGACGCCATCATGGTGGCGCGCGGCGACCTCGGCGTCGAACTGCCGCCGGAACGCGTGCCTGGGGTGCAGAAACGCATCCTGCGCGTCTGCCGCCAGCACGGCAAGCCGATCGTGATCGCCACCCAGATGCTGGAATCGATGATCACCTCGCCGGTGCCGACCCGCGCCGAAACCTCGGACGTCGCCAGCGCCATCTACGACGGCGCCGATGCCGTGATGCTGTCGGCCGAATCGGCCAGCGGTGCTTATCCGCTGCCGGCGGTGGCGATGATGGACCGCATCATCACTGAAGTCGAGCGCGACCCGCTGTACCAGAATATGCTGGACGCGCAGCATGAGTCGCCGCTGCCGACCCGCGGCGACGCCATCTGCTCGGCCTTGCGCGATGTCACTCGCATCATCGGCGCCAAAGCCACGGTCACTTATACCAGTTCCGGCCACACCAGCCTGCGCGCAGCGCGCGAACGGCCGATGGCGCCGATCCTGAGCATCACGCCCAAGCTGTCGACGGCGCGCCGGCTGGCGCTGGTATGGGGTGTGCATTCGACTATCAGCGACCAGGTGCATAACGAGAGCGAAATGGTGACTGCCGCCTGCCAGACCGCGGTCAAGGAAGGTTTCGCCAAGGCCGGCGACCAGATCGCCATCACCGCCGGCATGCCGTTCGGCGAAGCGGGCAGCACCAACCTGCTGCGCCTGGCGGAAATCTGGCCGCAGTAA
- a CDS encoding glycerate kinase type-2 family protein has protein sequence MTIANSAANSIKPRQLLLDMYQAAVDAVSAAKCLPEYLARIPAPSGKGRTLVIGAGKGAAAMAKAVEDHWQGDISGLVVTRYAHGADCKRIEVVEASHPVPDEAGRKAAARMLELVQGLTADDLVLCLISGGGSALLALPAPGISLEQKQAINKALLRSGANIFEMNCVRKHLSAIKGGRLALACAPARVVTLMISDIPGDDPGIIASGPTLPDPTTCADALAVLRKYNIETPEAILKHLESGAGESAKPGDPRLERNQHYVIATAQDALDAAAATVVAAGLTPYILSDEMEGEARDIGLAHAALARQIARRGQPFSKPCVVISGGETTVTVRGKGRGGRNAEFLLSLATALDGFPDIHAIACDTDGIDGSEDNAGAIYQPDSMRKAAELGLRPRAMLDNNDGYGFFSALGDLVVSGPTRTNVNDFRAILIL, from the coding sequence ATGACTATTGCCAACAGCGCCGCGAACAGCATCAAACCTCGCCAACTCCTCCTCGATATGTACCAGGCCGCGGTCGACGCCGTCAGCGCCGCCAAATGCCTGCCCGAATACCTGGCCAGGATTCCTGCGCCGAGCGGCAAGGGACGCACGCTGGTGATCGGCGCCGGCAAAGGCGCGGCAGCGATGGCCAAGGCGGTGGAAGATCACTGGCAGGGCGATATCTCCGGCCTGGTGGTGACGCGTTACGCTCACGGAGCGGACTGCAAGCGGATCGAAGTGGTGGAAGCTTCCCATCCGGTACCGGACGAAGCCGGCCGCAAGGCAGCGGCGCGCATGCTGGAACTGGTGCAGGGACTGACTGCCGACGACCTGGTGCTGTGCCTGATTTCCGGCGGCGGCTCGGCTTTGCTGGCGTTGCCGGCGCCTGGCATTTCGCTGGAACAGAAACAAGCGATCAACAAAGCCTTGCTGAGAAGCGGCGCCAATATTTTTGAAATGAACTGCGTGCGCAAGCACCTGTCCGCCATCAAGGGCGGCCGACTGGCGCTGGCCTGCGCGCCGGCGCGGGTAGTGACGCTGATGATTTCCGATATCCCGGGCGACGATCCCGGCATCATCGCCAGCGGTCCGACCCTGCCCGATCCGACCACTTGCGCCGATGCGCTGGCGGTGCTGCGCAAATACAATATCGAAACGCCGGAAGCGATCCTCAAGCATCTCGAATCCGGCGCCGGCGAAAGCGCCAAGCCCGGCGATCCGCGCCTGGAGCGCAACCAGCACTATGTGATCGCCACTGCGCAAGACGCCTTGGATGCCGCCGCGGCTACTGTTGTCGCTGCCGGCCTGACGCCGTATATCCTGTCCGACGAAATGGAAGGCGAAGCACGCGACATCGGCCTGGCGCACGCGGCATTGGCACGCCAGATCGCACGGCGCGGGCAACCGTTCAGCAAGCCATGCGTGGTGATTTCCGGCGGTGAAACCACGGTCACCGTACGCGGCAAGGGCCGCGGCGGCCGCAACGCCGAATTCTTGCTGAGCCTGGCGACCGCGCTGGATGGCTTCCCCGATATCCATGCAATCGCCTGCGACACCGACGGCATCGACGGTTCCGAAGACAACGCCGGCGCCATCTATCAGCCTGATTCCATGCGCAAGGCGGCGGAACTGGGCCTGCGCCCGCGCGCCATGCTCGACAACAACGACGGCTACGGTTTTTTCAGCGCACTGGGCGACCTGGTTGTCAGCGGGCCGACACGCACCAACGTCAATGATTTCCGCGCCATCCTGATTCTCTGA
- the hyi gene encoding hydroxypyruvate isomerase has translation MTKLAANLTMLFTELPFLERFDAAAKAGFKGVEFLFPYAFRAEQIADKLATNGLELVLHNLPAGNWEAGERGIACHPDRVSEFQQGVDDAIRYAKVLNVKQLNCLVGIVPVGVSSELAQATVVSNLKFAADKLQSAGIRLLIEPINSFDIPGFFLTGTKQALDLIKATGSSNLFVQYDIYHMQRMEGELANTIKANLAQIKHVQLADNPGRFEPGTGEINYRYLFKFLEEIGYDGWIGCEYKPKAGTVEGLGWRAVHGL, from the coding sequence ATGACAAAACTAGCCGCCAACCTGACCATGCTGTTCACCGAGCTGCCGTTCCTGGAGCGCTTCGATGCCGCCGCCAAGGCTGGATTCAAGGGAGTGGAATTCCTGTTCCCGTATGCGTTCCGGGCCGAGCAGATCGCCGACAAGCTGGCCACCAACGGCCTTGAACTGGTGCTGCACAACCTGCCGGCGGGCAACTGGGAAGCCGGCGAACGCGGCATCGCCTGCCACCCGGACCGCGTCAGCGAATTCCAGCAAGGCGTCGACGATGCCATCCGCTACGCCAAGGTATTGAATGTCAAGCAGCTGAACTGCCTGGTCGGCATCGTGCCGGTCGGCGTCAGCAGCGAACTGGCGCAGGCGACCGTGGTCAGCAACCTGAAATTTGCAGCCGACAAACTGCAGTCTGCCGGCATCCGTTTGCTGATCGAGCCGATCAACAGCTTTGATATTCCCGGCTTTTTCCTGACCGGGACCAAACAGGCGCTGGACCTGATCAAGGCGACCGGCTCTAGCAACCTGTTCGTGCAGTACGACATTTATCACATGCAAAGAATGGAAGGCGAGCTGGCCAATACCATCAAGGCCAACCTGGCGCAGATCAAGCATGTGCAGCTGGCGGACAATCCGGGCCGGTTCGAGCCGGGCACCGGCGAAATCAATTACCGCTATCTGTTCAAGTTCCTGGAAGAGATCGGTTACGACGGCTGGATCGGCTGCGAGTACAAGCCGAAGGCCGGCACCGTCGAAGGCTTGGGCTGGCGGGCTGTGCACGGTCTCTAA
- the gcl gene encoding glyoxylate carboligase produces the protein MAKMKAVDAVMHVLAKEGCSQAFGVPGAAINPFYSAMKRHGGIQHTLARHVEGASHMAEGYTRANPGNIGVCIGTSGPAGTDMITGLYSAQADSIPILCITGQAPRARLYKEDFQAVDIESIAKPVTKWAVTVREPALLPRVFQQAFHIMRSGRPGPVLIDMPFDVQMAEIEFDPDTYEPLPVYKPKASRAQIEKALTMLNEAERPLLTIGGGVINADAADLAVEFAELTGVPVIPTLMAWGAIPDDHPQMAGMVGLQTSHRYGNATMLASDFVLGIGNRWANRHTGSIEVFTKGRKFVHVDIEPTQIGRVFGPDYGIVSDAKAALTLFVEVAKELKAAGKLPDRSAWLGECQERKRTLQRRTHFDNVPVKPQRVYEEMNRAFGRDTCYVSTIGLSQIAAAQFLHVYHARHWINCGQAGPLGWTISAALGVCVADPKRDVVAISGDYDFQFMIEELAVGAQFNLPYLHVVVNNSYLGLIRQAQRGFEMDYCVQLAFENINAPELNGYGVDHVAVVEGLGCKAIRVTDPNAIQDAFAQAKRWMKEFRVPVVVEIILERVTNVSMGTEIDNINEFEELATSRSHAPTSVSLLD, from the coding sequence ATGGCAAAGATGAAGGCAGTGGACGCAGTAATGCACGTATTGGCGAAAGAGGGCTGTTCGCAAGCCTTTGGCGTGCCGGGCGCGGCAATCAATCCGTTCTACTCTGCGATGAAACGGCACGGCGGCATCCAGCACACGCTGGCGCGCCACGTTGAAGGCGCCTCCCATATGGCGGAGGGCTACACCCGCGCCAATCCAGGCAATATCGGCGTTTGTATCGGCACTTCCGGCCCGGCCGGCACCGACATGATCACCGGCTTGTATTCGGCCCAGGCCGATTCGATCCCGATCCTGTGCATCACCGGCCAGGCGCCGCGCGCGCGCCTGTACAAGGAAGATTTCCAGGCAGTCGACATCGAATCGATCGCCAAGCCGGTCACCAAATGGGCGGTCACCGTACGCGAACCGGCTTTGCTGCCGCGCGTATTCCAGCAGGCTTTCCACATCATGCGTTCCGGCCGCCCAGGTCCGGTCCTGATCGACATGCCGTTCGACGTGCAGATGGCGGAAATCGAATTCGATCCCGACACCTACGAACCTTTACCGGTATACAAGCCGAAGGCATCGCGGGCGCAGATCGAAAAAGCCCTGACCATGCTGAACGAAGCCGAGCGGCCGCTGCTGACCATCGGCGGCGGCGTGATCAATGCCGATGCCGCCGACCTCGCGGTTGAATTCGCCGAGCTGACCGGCGTGCCGGTGATCCCGACCCTGATGGCCTGGGGCGCGATCCCTGACGACCATCCGCAAATGGCGGGCATGGTCGGTTTGCAGACCAGCCACCGCTACGGCAACGCCACCATGCTGGCATCTGATTTCGTGCTCGGCATCGGCAACCGCTGGGCCAACCGCCATACCGGGTCGATCGAGGTATTCACCAAGGGCCGCAAGTTCGTCCACGTCGATATCGAACCGACCCAGATCGGCCGCGTGTTCGGCCCGGACTACGGCATCGTGTCGGATGCGAAAGCGGCGCTGACCCTGTTCGTCGAAGTCGCCAAAGAATTGAAAGCAGCGGGCAAGTTGCCTGACCGTTCAGCCTGGCTGGGCGAGTGCCAGGAGCGCAAGCGCACCCTGCAGCGCCGCACCCATTTCGACAACGTGCCGGTCAAGCCGCAGCGCGTCTACGAAGAAATGAACCGCGCCTTCGGTCGCGATACCTGCTACGTCAGCACCATCGGCTTGTCGCAGATCGCCGCCGCGCAGTTCCTGCATGTGTATCACGCCCGCCACTGGATCAACTGCGGCCAGGCTGGCCCCCTGGGCTGGACCATTTCGGCAGCGCTCGGCGTCTGCGTCGCCGATCCTAAACGCGACGTGGTGGCGATTTCCGGCGACTACGATTTCCAGTTCATGATCGAGGAACTGGCGGTAGGCGCCCAGTTCAACCTGCCTTACCTGCACGTGGTGGTGAACAACTCTTACCTTGGCCTGATTCGCCAGGCGCAGCGCGGTTTCGAGATGGACTATTGCGTACAGCTGGCGTTTGAAAACATCAACGCGCCGGAACTCAACGGTTACGGCGTCGACCATGTCGCGGTGGTGGAAGGACTGGGCTGCAAGGCGATCCGTGTCACCGATCCGAACGCGATCCAGGATGCATTCGCCCAGGCCAAGCGCTGGATGAAGGAGTTCCGTGTGCCGGTAGTGGTGGAAATCATCCTGGAACGCGTTACCAACGTTTCCATGGGCACCGAGATCGACAACATCAACGAGTTTGAAGAACTGGCGACCAGCCGCAGCCATGCGCCGACTTCCGTGTCCTTGCTGGACTGA